A portion of the Bombus pascuorum chromosome 8, iyBomPasc1.1, whole genome shotgun sequence genome contains these proteins:
- the LOC132909498 gene encoding probable phosphorylase b kinase regulatory subunit alpha isoform X4 produces MRSRSNSGVRLDYYQRIVHKIIMKHQNVVTGLFPASPENDHAWVRDNVYCILAVWGLSMAYKKIADADEDRAKTYELEQSCVKLMRGLLMAMMQQKEKVERFKSTQNPYDALHAKYSSVNEQTVVGDTEWGHLQIDAISLYLLILAQMTASGLQIVFNLDEVAFIQNLVFYIESAYCTPDYGIWERGDKTNHGLPELNASSIGMAKAAMEAMNELDLFGARGGPTSVIHVLADEAQKCQAVLQSMLPRESNSKELDSGLLSVISFPAFAVDEPNLIQLTRDAITKKLQGHYGCKRFLRDGYKTPKEDPNRLYYEPWELRMFENIECEWPLFFCYLIVDYCFQGNKEAVADYTKQLEQIMIKAEDGIKLVPELYSVETANVSAEYAEPGSQKRVALGRCPFMWAQSLYILGKLLQEGFLAVGELDPLNRRLCSEKKPDVVVQVVILAEDAEIREKIAQHDIHVQTIAEVAPIEVQPAKVLSHLYTYLGRNKKLGLSGRKSRDVGILSTSKLYSLNDKIFAFTPQNFDAEEYYTTNDAALLANTFTTNLAFLTINWKQMLGRPTITLVATHNHLDQGKIPLAMITTMKKLKSGYINGTRVSLGNLNEFLSTSCITNLSFLGSSEDGRPDKLNPQVQQYLEEHLMRAFPHRTGLLNRPITKTGKNLRRRMSVKGAIKKTRSIAVEPEILGVAGEDRRPSAVLNTNPFIEVTDTTLTPNSTQSASMDRTPSPTDELLSWTNSPKLHRHRGIGETQYADTEVEELLTMLRETESLEEQGDILQYLVDSQGLYFNTGMVEEGHPVLIKDLLKDLYEKACQQKMWGIVRHTAGMLGKRVEDLAKAVTDLLVRQKQVTVGMPPTNEHTIVAPLPENELRALIHQAYGDDESTAMLTQELLVYLAMFIRTEPQLFLEMLRLRVGLIIQVMATELSRTLICTGEEASEHLLNLSPFEMKNLLHHIISGKEFAISSVGRGNFSVISCKSSKVSKKSQIGGFLSPDQTDGNEVEPDRQGQWLRRRRLDGALNRVPRDFYPRVWQVLERCQGLAIEGRILPQNLTQEMTSGELKFALAVETVLNTIPQPEYRQLVVEALMVLTLVTEYNVATSLGGLIAVEQLVHKANAIFLDDQMKIDGDATLCCAKPKEQRETTAMGNLLCGGAAYVCQHFYDSAPSGSFGTMTYITRAIASLLNCLPKDGDLECSIS; encoded by the exons ATGCGTAGTCGTAGTAATTCTGGTGTCCGTTTGGACTATTACCAACGGattgtacataaaattattatgaaacatCAGAATGTTGTCACAGGGCTTTTCCCTGCTAGTCCAGAAAATGACCATGCATGGGTTCGTGACAATGTATACTGTATTCTCGCTGTTTGGGGTCTTTCAATGGCATATAAAAAGATAGCTGATGCGGATGAAGATAGAGCTAAAACATATGAACTGGAACAAAGCTGCGTAAAATTAATGAGAGGTTTATTGATGGCAATGATgcaacagaaagaaaaagttgaaCGATTTAAGTCCACTCAAAATCCATATGATGCTTTACATGCTAAATATAGTTCTGTTAACGAACAAACTGTTGTGGGTGATACAGAATGGGGTCATCTTCAAATAGATGCCATATccctttatttattaattctagCCCAAATGACTGCATCTGGTttacaaattgtttttaaCTTGGATGAG GTAGCATTCATTCAAAATTTAGTATTCTATATTGAATCAGCTTATTGTACTCCTGATTATGGAATTTGGGAGAGAGGAGATAAAACAAATCATGGATTGCCAGAACTAAATGCTAGCAGTATTGGAATGGCAAAAGCTGCGATGGAAGCAATGAATGAATTGGACTTATTTGGTGCAAGAGGTGGACCTACCTCGGTAATTCATGTATTAGCAGATGAAGCACAGAAATGTCAAGCTGTTCTACAATCTATGTTACCACGTGAATCCAATTCGAAAGAATTAGACAGTGGTTTATTATCTGTTATAAGTTTTCCAGCATTCGCTGTAGATGAACCTAATTTAATTCAGTTAACAAGAGATGCTATTACTAAGAAGCTACAGGGTCATTATGGATGTAAGAGATTTTTGAGAGATGGATATAAAACACCAAAAGAGGATCCTAATAG GCTCTATTATGAACCATGGGAATTACgtatgtttgaaaatatagaatgcGAATGGCCTTTATTCTTTTGTTACTTAATCGTGGATTATTGTTTCCAAGGCAATAAAGAGGCAGTAGCAGATTATacaaaacaattagaacaaatTATGATCAAAGCAGAAGATGGAATAAAGTTAGTACCTGAATTGTATTCTGTAGAAACTGCAAATGTATCGGCAGAATATGCTGAACCAGGTAGCCAAAAGCGTGTTGCATTAGGCAGATGCCCATTTATGTGGGCTCAATCTCTTTACAtattaggaaaattattacaagaa gGTTTCCTTGCTGTGGGTGAATTGGATCCGTTAAATAGACGTTTGTGTAGCGAGAAAAAGCCGGATGTTGTAGTACAAGTTGTTATTTTAGCAGAAGATGCtgaaattagagaaaaaataGCTCAACATGATATTCATGTACAAACAATTGCAGAGGTTGCTCCAATTGAAGTGCAACCCGCAAAAGTCCTCAGTCatttgtatacatatttag gtcgaaataaaaaattaggaTTATCTGGACGCAAATCAAGAGACGTAGGAATTTTAAGCACcagtaaattatattctttgaatgataaaatatttgcattcaCTCCACAG AACTTTGATGCGGAGGAGTACTACACTACAAATGATGCAGCCCTCCTTGCCAACACTTTTACAACCAACTTGGCCTTCCTCACCATCAACTGGAAGCAAATGCTCGGCAGACCAACTATAACACTTGTTGCTACTCATAATCATCTAG aCCAAGGAAAGATACCATTGGCAATGATAACTACtatgaagaaattaaaaagtggTTATATCAATGGTACAAGAGTTTCATTAGGGAACTTAAATGAGTTTTTAAGTACCTCTTGCATCACAAATCTAAGCTTCTTAGGAAGTTCTGAAGATGGTAGACCAGATAAATTGAATCCTCAg GTCCAACAATATTTAGAAGAACATCTGATGCGTGCATTCCCACATCGTACAGGTCTCCTGAATAGACCGATAACCAAAACTGGAAAAAATTTAAGACGCAGAATGTCAGTTAAAGGTGCTATAAAGAAAACAAGATCAATTGCTGTAGAAC CTGAAATTCTTGGGGTGGCAGGAGAAGATAGAAGACCTTCTGCTGTTCTAAATACAAATCCATTTATTGAAGTGACAGATACAACGTTAACTCCTAATTCTACGCAGTCGGCTTCTATGGATCGAACACCGTCCCCTACAGATGAATTATTATCTTGGACAAATTCTCCAAAGTTACATAGACACAGAGGTATAGGTGAAACTCAGTATGCAGATACAGAAGTCGAGGAATTGTTAACCATGCTTCGAGAAACTGAAAGTTTAGAAGAACAAGGAGATATTTTGCAATATCTT GTTGATTCTCAAGGTCTGTATTTCAATACTGGTATGGTAGAAGAAGGTCATCCAGTTTTGATAAAAGATTTACTGAAAGATCTCTACGAAAAGGCTTGTCAACAAAAAATGTGGGGTATTGTACGCCACACAGCTGGCATGTTAGGAAAACGAGTAGAAGATTTAGCCAAAGCAGTCACTGATTTATTAGTTCGTCAGAAACAAGTTACAGTTGGAATGCCACCAACTAACGAGCACACTATTGTCGCACCATTGCCAGAAAATGAATTACGAGCTTTAATTCATCAAGCGTATGGAGATGATGAATCTACTGCTATGCTAACGCAAGAATTACTTGTTTATTTAGCAATGTTTATTAGAACGGAACCGCAATTGTTTCTTGAGATGCTCAGACTTAGAGTAGGTTTAATTATTCAAGTAATGGCTACTGAATTATCAAGAACTTTAATATGTACAGGAGAAGAAGCATCCGAGCATTTGCTTAACTTATCGCcattcgaaatgaaaaatcttttACACCATATTATAAGCGGGAAAGAATTTGCTATTAGCAGTG TTGGTCGGGgaaatttttctgttatcaGTTGCAAATCTAGTAAAGTTAGCAAG AAATCACAGATTGGAGGCTTCTTAAGTCCTGATCAAACTGATGGTAACGAAGTAGAACCAGACCGACAAGGTCAATGGTTACGACGACGAAGGTTGGACGGTGCATTAAACAGAGTGCCGCGAGATTTTTATCCTCGAGTATGGCAAGTGCTCGAACGA TGCCAAGGTTTGGCAATCGAAGGTAGAATTCTACCTCAAAATCTTACACAGGAAATGACATCAGgagaattaaaatttgcaCTAGCAGTAGAAACTGTATTGAATACTATACCACAACCAGAATATCGTCAGTTAGTAGTCGAAGCTTTAATGGTACTAACTTTAGTAACTGAATATAATGTGGCAACATCTTTGGGAGGACTTATTGCTGTTGAACAATTAGTTCATAAGGCAAATGCTATCTTTTTAGATGATCAG atgAAAATTGATGGTGATGCTACTCTGTGTTGTGCTAAACCAAAAGAGCAACGTGAAACAACCGCAATGGGAAATCTTCTTTGTGGTGGAGCAGCGTATGTTTGTCAACATTTTTATGATAGTGCTCCAAGTGGTAGTTTTGGAACAATGACATACATTACAAGAGCCATAGCCTCGCTATTAAATTGTTTACCAAAGGATGGTGATTTGGAGTGTTCAATATCgtag
- the LOC132909498 gene encoding probable phosphorylase b kinase regulatory subunit alpha isoform X3, whose amino-acid sequence MRSRSNSGVRLDYYQRIVHKIIMKHQNVVTGLFPASPENDHAWVRDNVYCILAVWGLSMAYKKIADADEDRAKTYELEQSCVKLMRGLLMAMMQQKEKVERFKSTQNPYDALHAKYSSVNEQTVVGDTEWGHLQIDAISLYLLILAQMTASGLQIVFNLDEVAFIQNLVFYIESAYCTPDYGIWERGDKTNHGLPELNASSIGMAKAAMEAMNELDLFGARGGPTSVIHVLADEAQKCQAVLQSMLPRESNSKELDSGLLSVISFPAFAVDEPNLIQLTRDAITKKLQGHYGCKRFLRDGYKTPKEDPNRLYYEPWELRMFENIECEWPLFFCYLIVDYCFQGNKEAVADYTKQLEQIMIKAEDGIKLVPELYSVETANVSAEYAEPGSQKRVALGRCPFMWAQSLYILGKLLQEGFLAVGELDPLNRRLCSEKKPDVVVQVVILAEDAEIREKIAQHDIHVQTIAEVAPIEVQPAKVLSHLYTYLGRNKKLGLSGRKSRDVGILSTSKLYSLNDKIFAFTPQLTDMTRFYIASDYELMIDIFKGEINFLKSSWQNMLGRPLVVMPLKNIHLDQGKIPLAMITTMKKLKSGYINGTRVSLGNLNEFLSTSCITNLSFLGSSEDGRPDKLNPQVQQYLEEHLMRAFPHRTGLLNRPITKTGKNLRRRMSVKGAIKKTRSIAVEPEILGVAGEDRRPSAVLNTNPFIEVTDTTLTPNSTQSASMDRTPSPTDELLSWTNSPKLHRHRGIGETQYADTEVEELLTMLRETESLEEQGDILQYLVDSQGLYFNTGMVEEGHPVLIKDLLKDLYEKACQQKMWGIVRHTAGMLGKRVEDLAKAVTDLLVRQKQVTVGMPPTNEHTIVAPLPENELRALIHQAYGDDESTAMLTQELLVYLAMFIRTEPQLFLEMLRLRVGLIIQVMATELSRTLICTGEEASEHLLNLSPFEMKNLLHHIISGKEFAISSVGRGNFSVISCKSSKVSKKSQIGGFLSPDQTDGNEVEPDRQGQWLRRRRLDGALNRVPRDFYPRVWQVLERCQGLAIEGRILPQNLTQEMTSGELKFALAVETVLNTIPQPEYRQLVVEALMVLTLVTEYNVATSLGGLIAVEQLVHKANAIFLDDQMKIDGDATLCCAKPKEQRETTAMGNLLCGGAAYVCQHFYDSAPSGSFGTMTYITRAIASLLNCLPKDGDLECSIS is encoded by the exons ATGCGTAGTCGTAGTAATTCTGGTGTCCGTTTGGACTATTACCAACGGattgtacataaaattattatgaaacatCAGAATGTTGTCACAGGGCTTTTCCCTGCTAGTCCAGAAAATGACCATGCATGGGTTCGTGACAATGTATACTGTATTCTCGCTGTTTGGGGTCTTTCAATGGCATATAAAAAGATAGCTGATGCGGATGAAGATAGAGCTAAAACATATGAACTGGAACAAAGCTGCGTAAAATTAATGAGAGGTTTATTGATGGCAATGATgcaacagaaagaaaaagttgaaCGATTTAAGTCCACTCAAAATCCATATGATGCTTTACATGCTAAATATAGTTCTGTTAACGAACAAACTGTTGTGGGTGATACAGAATGGGGTCATCTTCAAATAGATGCCATATccctttatttattaattctagCCCAAATGACTGCATCTGGTttacaaattgtttttaaCTTGGATGAG GTAGCATTCATTCAAAATTTAGTATTCTATATTGAATCAGCTTATTGTACTCCTGATTATGGAATTTGGGAGAGAGGAGATAAAACAAATCATGGATTGCCAGAACTAAATGCTAGCAGTATTGGAATGGCAAAAGCTGCGATGGAAGCAATGAATGAATTGGACTTATTTGGTGCAAGAGGTGGACCTACCTCGGTAATTCATGTATTAGCAGATGAAGCACAGAAATGTCAAGCTGTTCTACAATCTATGTTACCACGTGAATCCAATTCGAAAGAATTAGACAGTGGTTTATTATCTGTTATAAGTTTTCCAGCATTCGCTGTAGATGAACCTAATTTAATTCAGTTAACAAGAGATGCTATTACTAAGAAGCTACAGGGTCATTATGGATGTAAGAGATTTTTGAGAGATGGATATAAAACACCAAAAGAGGATCCTAATAG GCTCTATTATGAACCATGGGAATTACgtatgtttgaaaatatagaatgcGAATGGCCTTTATTCTTTTGTTACTTAATCGTGGATTATTGTTTCCAAGGCAATAAAGAGGCAGTAGCAGATTATacaaaacaattagaacaaatTATGATCAAAGCAGAAGATGGAATAAAGTTAGTACCTGAATTGTATTCTGTAGAAACTGCAAATGTATCGGCAGAATATGCTGAACCAGGTAGCCAAAAGCGTGTTGCATTAGGCAGATGCCCATTTATGTGGGCTCAATCTCTTTACAtattaggaaaattattacaagaa gGTTTCCTTGCTGTGGGTGAATTGGATCCGTTAAATAGACGTTTGTGTAGCGAGAAAAAGCCGGATGTTGTAGTACAAGTTGTTATTTTAGCAGAAGATGCtgaaattagagaaaaaataGCTCAACATGATATTCATGTACAAACAATTGCAGAGGTTGCTCCAATTGAAGTGCAACCCGCAAAAGTCCTCAGTCatttgtatacatatttag gtcgaaataaaaaattaggaTTATCTGGACGCAAATCAAGAGACGTAGGAATTTTAAGCACcagtaaattatattctttgaatgataaaatatttgcattcaCTCCACAG TTGACAGACATGACCCGCTTCTACATCGCATCGGACTATGAACTCATGATTGACATATTCAAAggcgaaattaatttcttgaaGTCTAGCTGGCAGAACATGTTAGGCCGGCCTCTTGTTGTCATGCCCCTCAAGAACATTCATCTAG aCCAAGGAAAGATACCATTGGCAATGATAACTACtatgaagaaattaaaaagtggTTATATCAATGGTACAAGAGTTTCATTAGGGAACTTAAATGAGTTTTTAAGTACCTCTTGCATCACAAATCTAAGCTTCTTAGGAAGTTCTGAAGATGGTAGACCAGATAAATTGAATCCTCAg GTCCAACAATATTTAGAAGAACATCTGATGCGTGCATTCCCACATCGTACAGGTCTCCTGAATAGACCGATAACCAAAACTGGAAAAAATTTAAGACGCAGAATGTCAGTTAAAGGTGCTATAAAGAAAACAAGATCAATTGCTGTAGAAC CTGAAATTCTTGGGGTGGCAGGAGAAGATAGAAGACCTTCTGCTGTTCTAAATACAAATCCATTTATTGAAGTGACAGATACAACGTTAACTCCTAATTCTACGCAGTCGGCTTCTATGGATCGAACACCGTCCCCTACAGATGAATTATTATCTTGGACAAATTCTCCAAAGTTACATAGACACAGAGGTATAGGTGAAACTCAGTATGCAGATACAGAAGTCGAGGAATTGTTAACCATGCTTCGAGAAACTGAAAGTTTAGAAGAACAAGGAGATATTTTGCAATATCTT GTTGATTCTCAAGGTCTGTATTTCAATACTGGTATGGTAGAAGAAGGTCATCCAGTTTTGATAAAAGATTTACTGAAAGATCTCTACGAAAAGGCTTGTCAACAAAAAATGTGGGGTATTGTACGCCACACAGCTGGCATGTTAGGAAAACGAGTAGAAGATTTAGCCAAAGCAGTCACTGATTTATTAGTTCGTCAGAAACAAGTTACAGTTGGAATGCCACCAACTAACGAGCACACTATTGTCGCACCATTGCCAGAAAATGAATTACGAGCTTTAATTCATCAAGCGTATGGAGATGATGAATCTACTGCTATGCTAACGCAAGAATTACTTGTTTATTTAGCAATGTTTATTAGAACGGAACCGCAATTGTTTCTTGAGATGCTCAGACTTAGAGTAGGTTTAATTATTCAAGTAATGGCTACTGAATTATCAAGAACTTTAATATGTACAGGAGAAGAAGCATCCGAGCATTTGCTTAACTTATCGCcattcgaaatgaaaaatcttttACACCATATTATAAGCGGGAAAGAATTTGCTATTAGCAGTG TTGGTCGGGgaaatttttctgttatcaGTTGCAAATCTAGTAAAGTTAGCAAG AAATCACAGATTGGAGGCTTCTTAAGTCCTGATCAAACTGATGGTAACGAAGTAGAACCAGACCGACAAGGTCAATGGTTACGACGACGAAGGTTGGACGGTGCATTAAACAGAGTGCCGCGAGATTTTTATCCTCGAGTATGGCAAGTGCTCGAACGA TGCCAAGGTTTGGCAATCGAAGGTAGAATTCTACCTCAAAATCTTACACAGGAAATGACATCAGgagaattaaaatttgcaCTAGCAGTAGAAACTGTATTGAATACTATACCACAACCAGAATATCGTCAGTTAGTAGTCGAAGCTTTAATGGTACTAACTTTAGTAACTGAATATAATGTGGCAACATCTTTGGGAGGACTTATTGCTGTTGAACAATTAGTTCATAAGGCAAATGCTATCTTTTTAGATGATCAG atgAAAATTGATGGTGATGCTACTCTGTGTTGTGCTAAACCAAAAGAGCAACGTGAAACAACCGCAATGGGAAATCTTCTTTGTGGTGGAGCAGCGTATGTTTGTCAACATTTTTATGATAGTGCTCCAAGTGGTAGTTTTGGAACAATGACATACATTACAAGAGCCATAGCCTCGCTATTAAATTGTTTACCAAAGGATGGTGATTTGGAGTGTTCAATATCgtag
- the LOC132909498 gene encoding probable phosphorylase b kinase regulatory subunit alpha isoform X5: MKIILHLCDQSPMRVPKYHVARFSKLTSPPPLLFGLFPASPENDHAWVRDNVYCILAVWGLSMAYKKIADADEDRAKTYELEQSCVKLMRGLLMAMMQQKEKVERFKSTQNPYDALHAKYSSVNEQTVVGDTEWGHLQIDAISLYLLILAQMTASGLQIVFNLDEVAFIQNLVFYIESAYCTPDYGIWERGDKTNHGLPELNASSIGMAKAAMEAMNELDLFGARGGPTSVIHVLADEAQKCQAVLQSMLPRESNSKELDSGLLSVISFPAFAVDEPNLIQLTRDAITKKLQGHYGCKRFLRDGYKTPKEDPNRLYYEPWELRMFENIECEWPLFFCYLIVDYCFQGNKEAVADYTKQLEQIMIKAEDGIKLVPELYSVETANVSAEYAEPGSQKRVALGRCPFMWAQSLYILGKLLQEGFLAVGELDPLNRRLCSEKKPDVVVQVVILAEDAEIREKIAQHDIHVQTIAEVAPIEVQPAKVLSHLYTYLGRNKKLGLSGRKSRDVGILSTSKLYSLNDKIFAFTPQNFDAEEYYTTNDAALLANTFTTNLAFLTINWKQMLGRPTITLVATHNHLDQGKIPLAMITTMKKLKSGYINGTRVSLGNLNEFLSTSCITNLSFLGSSEDGRPDKLNPQVQQYLEEHLMRAFPHRTGLLNRPITKTGKNLRRRMSVKGAIKKTRSIAVELTDTTLTPNSTQSASMDRTPSPTDELLSWTNSPKLHRHRGIGETQYADTEVEELLTMLRETESLEEQGDILQYLVDSQGLYFNTGMVEEGHPVLIKDLLKDLYEKACQQKMWGIVRHTAGMLGKRVEDLAKAVTDLLVRQKQVTVGMPPTNEHTIVAPLPENELRALIHQAYGDDESTAMLTQELLVYLAMFIRTEPQLFLEMLRLRVGLIIQVMATELSRTLICTGEEASEHLLNLSPFEMKNLLHHIISGKEFAISSVGRGNFSVISCKSSKVSKKSQIGGFLSPDQTDGNEVEPDRQGQWLRRRRLDGALNRVPRDFYPRVWQVLERCQGLAIEGRILPQNLTQEMTSGELKFALAVETVLNTIPQPEYRQLVVEALMVLTLVTEYNVATSLGGLIAVEQLVHKANAIFLDDQMKIDGDATLCCAKPKEQRETTAMGNLLCGGAAYVCQHFYDSAPSGSFGTMTYITRAIASLLNCLPKDGDLECSIS; this comes from the exons atgaaaataatattgcatTTGTGTGACCAATCACCAATGCGAGTTCCAAAGTATCACGTTGCCCGCTTCTCGAAATTAACTTCACCCCCTCCCTTATTGTTCG GGCTTTTCCCTGCTAGTCCAGAAAATGACCATGCATGGGTTCGTGACAATGTATACTGTATTCTCGCTGTTTGGGGTCTTTCAATGGCATATAAAAAGATAGCTGATGCGGATGAAGATAGAGCTAAAACATATGAACTGGAACAAAGCTGCGTAAAATTAATGAGAGGTTTATTGATGGCAATGATgcaacagaaagaaaaagttgaaCGATTTAAGTCCACTCAAAATCCATATGATGCTTTACATGCTAAATATAGTTCTGTTAACGAACAAACTGTTGTGGGTGATACAGAATGGGGTCATCTTCAAATAGATGCCATATccctttatttattaattctagCCCAAATGACTGCATCTGGTttacaaattgtttttaaCTTGGATGAG GTAGCATTCATTCAAAATTTAGTATTCTATATTGAATCAGCTTATTGTACTCCTGATTATGGAATTTGGGAGAGAGGAGATAAAACAAATCATGGATTGCCAGAACTAAATGCTAGCAGTATTGGAATGGCAAAAGCTGCGATGGAAGCAATGAATGAATTGGACTTATTTGGTGCAAGAGGTGGACCTACCTCGGTAATTCATGTATTAGCAGATGAAGCACAGAAATGTCAAGCTGTTCTACAATCTATGTTACCACGTGAATCCAATTCGAAAGAATTAGACAGTGGTTTATTATCTGTTATAAGTTTTCCAGCATTCGCTGTAGATGAACCTAATTTAATTCAGTTAACAAGAGATGCTATTACTAAGAAGCTACAGGGTCATTATGGATGTAAGAGATTTTTGAGAGATGGATATAAAACACCAAAAGAGGATCCTAATAG GCTCTATTATGAACCATGGGAATTACgtatgtttgaaaatatagaatgcGAATGGCCTTTATTCTTTTGTTACTTAATCGTGGATTATTGTTTCCAAGGCAATAAAGAGGCAGTAGCAGATTATacaaaacaattagaacaaatTATGATCAAAGCAGAAGATGGAATAAAGTTAGTACCTGAATTGTATTCTGTAGAAACTGCAAATGTATCGGCAGAATATGCTGAACCAGGTAGCCAAAAGCGTGTTGCATTAGGCAGATGCCCATTTATGTGGGCTCAATCTCTTTACAtattaggaaaattattacaagaa gGTTTCCTTGCTGTGGGTGAATTGGATCCGTTAAATAGACGTTTGTGTAGCGAGAAAAAGCCGGATGTTGTAGTACAAGTTGTTATTTTAGCAGAAGATGCtgaaattagagaaaaaataGCTCAACATGATATTCATGTACAAACAATTGCAGAGGTTGCTCCAATTGAAGTGCAACCCGCAAAAGTCCTCAGTCatttgtatacatatttag gtcgaaataaaaaattaggaTTATCTGGACGCAAATCAAGAGACGTAGGAATTTTAAGCACcagtaaattatattctttgaatgataaaatatttgcattcaCTCCACAG AACTTTGATGCGGAGGAGTACTACACTACAAATGATGCAGCCCTCCTTGCCAACACTTTTACAACCAACTTGGCCTTCCTCACCATCAACTGGAAGCAAATGCTCGGCAGACCAACTATAACACTTGTTGCTACTCATAATCATCTAG aCCAAGGAAAGATACCATTGGCAATGATAACTACtatgaagaaattaaaaagtggTTATATCAATGGTACAAGAGTTTCATTAGGGAACTTAAATGAGTTTTTAAGTACCTCTTGCATCACAAATCTAAGCTTCTTAGGAAGTTCTGAAGATGGTAGACCAGATAAATTGAATCCTCAg GTCCAACAATATTTAGAAGAACATCTGATGCGTGCATTCCCACATCGTACAGGTCTCCTGAATAGACCGATAACCAAAACTGGAAAAAATTTAAGACGCAGAATGTCAGTTAAAGGTGCTATAAAGAAAACAAGATCAATTGCTGTAGAAC TGACAGATACAACGTTAACTCCTAATTCTACGCAGTCGGCTTCTATGGATCGAACACCGTCCCCTACAGATGAATTATTATCTTGGACAAATTCTCCAAAGTTACATAGACACAGAGGTATAGGTGAAACTCAGTATGCAGATACAGAAGTCGAGGAATTGTTAACCATGCTTCGAGAAACTGAAAGTTTAGAAGAACAAGGAGATATTTTGCAATATCTT GTTGATTCTCAAGGTCTGTATTTCAATACTGGTATGGTAGAAGAAGGTCATCCAGTTTTGATAAAAGATTTACTGAAAGATCTCTACGAAAAGGCTTGTCAACAAAAAATGTGGGGTATTGTACGCCACACAGCTGGCATGTTAGGAAAACGAGTAGAAGATTTAGCCAAAGCAGTCACTGATTTATTAGTTCGTCAGAAACAAGTTACAGTTGGAATGCCACCAACTAACGAGCACACTATTGTCGCACCATTGCCAGAAAATGAATTACGAGCTTTAATTCATCAAGCGTATGGAGATGATGAATCTACTGCTATGCTAACGCAAGAATTACTTGTTTATTTAGCAATGTTTATTAGAACGGAACCGCAATTGTTTCTTGAGATGCTCAGACTTAGAGTAGGTTTAATTATTCAAGTAATGGCTACTGAATTATCAAGAACTTTAATATGTACAGGAGAAGAAGCATCCGAGCATTTGCTTAACTTATCGCcattcgaaatgaaaaatcttttACACCATATTATAAGCGGGAAAGAATTTGCTATTAGCAGTG TTGGTCGGGgaaatttttctgttatcaGTTGCAAATCTAGTAAAGTTAGCAAG AAATCACAGATTGGAGGCTTCTTAAGTCCTGATCAAACTGATGGTAACGAAGTAGAACCAGACCGACAAGGTCAATGGTTACGACGACGAAGGTTGGACGGTGCATTAAACAGAGTGCCGCGAGATTTTTATCCTCGAGTATGGCAAGTGCTCGAACGA TGCCAAGGTTTGGCAATCGAAGGTAGAATTCTACCTCAAAATCTTACACAGGAAATGACATCAGgagaattaaaatttgcaCTAGCAGTAGAAACTGTATTGAATACTATACCACAACCAGAATATCGTCAGTTAGTAGTCGAAGCTTTAATGGTACTAACTTTAGTAACTGAATATAATGTGGCAACATCTTTGGGAGGACTTATTGCTGTTGAACAATTAGTTCATAAGGCAAATGCTATCTTTTTAGATGATCAG atgAAAATTGATGGTGATGCTACTCTGTGTTGTGCTAAACCAAAAGAGCAACGTGAAACAACCGCAATGGGAAATCTTCTTTGTGGTGGAGCAGCGTATGTTTGTCAACATTTTTATGATAGTGCTCCAAGTGGTAGTTTTGGAACAATGACATACATTACAAGAGCCATAGCCTCGCTATTAAATTGTTTACCAAAGGATGGTGATTTGGAGTGTTCAATATCgtag